A DNA window from Setaria viridis chromosome 2, Setaria_viridis_v4.0, whole genome shotgun sequence contains the following coding sequences:
- the LOC117843605 gene encoding ras-related protein RABH1b, which translates to MAPVVSALAKYKLVFLGDQSVGKTSIITRFMYDKFDTTYQATIGIDFLSKTMYLEDRTVRLQLWDTAGQERFRSLIPSYIRDSSVAVVVYDVSNRQSFLNTSKWIDEVRTERGGDVIVVLVGNKTDLVDKRQVSTEEGESKSKELNVMFIETSAKAGFNIKPLFRKIAAALPGMETLSSAKQEDMVDVNLKPTSSQSNSQQQAGSGCAC; encoded by the exons ATGGCACCGGTGGTGTCGGCGCTGGCCAAGTACAAGCTCGTGTTCCTCGGCGACCAGTCCGTGGGGAAGACCAGCATCATCACCAGGTTCATGTACGACAAGTTCGACACCACCTACCAG GCTACGATTGGCATTGACTTTTTGTCAAAGACGATGTATCTTGAGGACCGCACTGTTCGTCTACAGCTTTG GGATACTGCAGGACAGGAGAGATTTAGGAGTCTTATTCCAAGCTACATCAGGGACTCATCTGTTGCAGTGGTTGTTTATGATGTATCCA ATAGGCAGTCTTTTCTGAACACCTCAAAATGGATCGACGAAGTCCGCACCGAGAGGGGTGGTGATGTGATTGTCGTGCTCGTTGGGAACAAAACTGATCTTGTCGACAAGAG ACAAGTGTCCACAGAGGAAGGGGAAAGCAAGTCGAAAGAACTCAACGTTATGTTCATCGAAACCAGCGCGAAAGCCGGGTTCAACATCAAG CCGCTGTTCCGCAAGATCGCCGCGGCGCTGCCGGGGATGGAGACGCTCTCGTCGGCGAAGCAGGAGGACATGGTGGACGTGAACCTGAAGCCGACCTCCAGCCAGTCCAACTCGCAGCAGCAGGCGGGGAGTGGATGCGCATGCTAG
- the LOC117843606 gene encoding uncharacterized protein translates to MESTALIAQLPLLISRSRSKPISPASVTRARSLTSISFSSGSRRVALFSRRGREYAGVGSSVSAAAATGEAADGGSETILLSVQGMMCDGCAASVKRILESQPEVTSATVDFKEASAVVWTTAEARASDDWHKLCGEKLAKHLGTCGFESRLQGN, encoded by the exons ATGGAGTCTACCGCGCTAATCGCACAATTACCTCTTCTAATCTCTCGCTCCCGTTCCAAACCCATCTCCCCTGCCTCCGTCACCAGAGCTCGCAGCCTCACCTCCATTTCCTTCTCctccggcagccgccgcgtcgccctgttttcccgccgcggccgcgagtATGCCGGCGTTGGCTCCTcggtctccgccgccgcagcgactGGGGAGGCAGCGGATGGCGGCTCCGAGACCATCCTGCTCAGTGTCCAG GGGATGATGTGCGACGGGTGCGCCGCGAGCGTGAAGCGGATTCTGGAGAGCCAA CCAGAAGTTACATCTGCTACTGTTGATTTTAAGGAAGCAAGTGCAGTCGTGTGGACAACAGCTGAAGCTAGGGCATCAGATGATTGGCATAAGCTATGTGGAGAGAAACTTGCTAAACACCTTGGCACTTGTGGATTTGAGTCTCGGCTGCAAGGCAATTAG